From one Aquila chrysaetos chrysaetos chromosome 7, bAquChr1.4, whole genome shotgun sequence genomic stretch:
- the GPR156 gene encoding probable G-protein coupled receptor 156 isoform X1 codes for MEPGFNCSELCGGSSSFGSQEQQRRALQELCTVTVTSSDRGGKSSPSFSAALLGVVWTFLTGGVLLALFFLAFTIRFRKNRIVKMSSPNLNIVTLLGSGLTYTSAYLFGIQEQSLLPGDSVEKLIQVRLCLLCVGTSLVFGPVLGKSWRLYKVFTQRVPDKRVIIKDLQLLAMVAALVLADAVLLLTWVFSDPVQCFRSLSVSLRATEKGMTCSVSRVQSCASLYSDLWLVLILGFKSKPPLLLLRFFLLNVLLNLLPAPSESILLLYGTYLAGLTDNVSSPPVNQSLTLIVGVNLVFLAAGTVCLVHRFFRAWHNLLFGFTSGGIFVCTTTINCFIFVPQLKQWKAFEEESQTVSHMAKYFTSPSKSCRSVYSEEQLYQLIGEKNSMKRLLTEKNAVIESLQEQVSSAKEKLMRLMSAESGCDPHVPPAAPRTGSSGRRGDAPGDHRPPDPERDGSQPPCLPGTPPLRSDAQDLQKHASREPVCSRVPVFDTGDGIERGPKDVQECGKPAGQGQPPEQLPGQDISAGVAWETSPKVSYVSSEKLREILRELSLDGKTYSPALPGGSPRGSPPGEQGGTWGAREGCPGIRTPLSPYPARRRRRILLPAASTRFHGHVSPRASRGVKEAGGWGGGGSPRISPGREGEMAGGGVLHPPAPSPPAVPGELCLQPEGWPGWPESRDASPCIPRERRRWQGTPRGPAEPSLRSLYYYPDSDSSSSSSSSEEMFHGCHRPCCEVCFQSPRGSLGSSSTDTDAEPGGCAGHWTERRGGPQPVVNFKEDLKPTFV; via the exons ACATCTTCTGACCGCGGTGGGAAGAGCTCCCCGTCCTTCTCGGCTGCTCTCCTGGGAGTTGTGTGGACGTTCCTGACCGGAGGAGTCCTGCTGGCGctcttcttccttgccttcACCATTCGcttcaggaaaaacag GATCGTGAAGATGTCCAGCCCCAATCTGAACATTGTGACCCTGCTGGGCAGTGGCTTGACTTACACTAGTGCTTACCTCTTTGGGATTCAGGAGCAGAGCCTGCTGCCCGGAGACTCGGTGGAAAAGCTTATTCAG GTGaggctctgcctgctctgcgTGGGAACCTCCTTGGTGTTCGGCCCCGTCCTGGGAAAAAGCTGGCGGCTCTACAAGGTGTTCACCCAGCGGGTGCCGGACAAGCGGGTG ATTATCAAAGACCTCCAGTTGCTGGCGATGGTGGCAGCGTTGGTGCTGGCGGACGCCGTGTTGCTCTTGACGTGGGTATTCTCTGATCCAGTCCAATGCTTCCGAAGCCTCAGCGTCTCACTGCGG GCGACAGAGAAAGGCATGACCTGCTCCGTCAGCCGGGTGCAGTCCTGCGCATCTCTTTATTCCGATCTTTGGCTCGTTCTCATTTTAGGGTTTAAG TCCAAACCTCCGCTGCTTCTGCTTcgctttttccttctgaatgtCCTTCTGAatctccttcctgctccttcAGAG agtATCCTTCTGCTGTATGGGACCTACTTGGCCGGTCTGACGGACAACGTCAGCTCCCCGCCAGTCAACCAGTCCTTGACGCTCATCGTCGGGGTCAACCTCGTTTTCCTGGCTGCTGGCACCGTCTGCTTGGTTCACCGCTTCTTCCGCGCTTGGCACAACTTGCTGTTTGGTTTTACCTCCGGAGGCATCTTCGTGTGTACAACCACGATCAACTGCTTCATCTTTGTCCCACAG ctcaAGCAGTGGAAAGCCTTTGAAGAAGAAAGCCAAACCGTGAGCCACATGGCGAAATATTTCACCAGCCCGAGCAAGAGCTGCCGCTCGGTGTACAGCGAGGAGCAGCTCTACCAGCTGATAGGGGAGAAAAACTCCATGAAGCGGCTGCTCACCGAG AAAAACGCCGTGATCGAAAGCCTGCAGGAGCAAGTGAGCAGCGCCAAGGAGAAGCTGATGAGGCTGATGTCTGCAGAGAGCGGCTGCGACCCCCACGTACCGCCGGCAGCTCCCCGCACCGGGAGCTCGGGACGGCGTGGGGATGCACCGGGGGACCACCGCCCCCCGGACCCGGAGCGGGACGGGTCGCAGCCTCCCTGCTTGCCGGGTACGCCGCCTCTTCGCAGCGATGCTCAGGATCTCCAGAAACACGCGAGCCGCGAGCCTGTTTGCTCTCGGGTGCCGGTTTTTGACACGGGGGACGGCATCGAACGTGGCCCAAAAGACGTCCAGGAATGCGGGAAACCcgcggggcaggggcagcctcCGGAGCAGCTGCCGGGCCAGGACATCTCGGCCGGCGTGGCGTGGGAGACGTCCCCCAAAGTCAGCTACGTCAGCAGCGAGAAGCTGCGGGAAATCTTGCGAGAGCTGAGCCTGGATGGCAAAACCTATAGCCCGGCTTTACCTGGGGGATCCCCGCGGGGCAGCCCCCCAGGTGAGCAGGGAGGAACGTGGGGGGCCCGGGAAGGCTGCCCGGGCATCCGCACGCCCCTCAGCCCCTACccggcgaggcggcggcggaggatCCTGCTGCCCGCTGCTTCCACCCGCTTCCACGGACACGTGTCCCCTCGCGCCAGCCGCGGGGTGAAGGAGGCAGGCGGCTGGGGCGGCGGGGGATCGCCGCGTATCTCcccggggagggaaggggagatggCTGGCGGGGGGGTCCTTCACCCGCCAGCACCGTCCCCTCCAGCCGTCCCTGGGGagctctgcctccagccagaGGGATGGCCGGGATGGCCGGAATCTCGGGACGCTTCGCCGTGCATCccgcgggagcggcggcggtgGCAGGGCACCCCGAGGGGACCCGCCGAGCCCTCCCTGCGCTCGCTGTACTATTACCCGGACTCCgactccagcagcagcagcagcagctctgaggagATGTTTCACGGCTGCCACCGGCCCTGCTGCGAGGTCTGCTTCCAGAGTCCGCGCGGCTCCCTGGGAAGCAGTAGCACGGACACGGACGCGGAGCCCGGCGGTTGCGCGGGCCACTGGACAGAGCGCCGCGGCGGGCCCCAGCCCGTGGTGAATTTCAAAGAAGATCTGAAACCCACCTTTGTGTGA
- the GPR156 gene encoding probable G-protein coupled receptor 156 isoform X2: protein MEPGFNCSELCGGSSSFGSQEQQRRALQELCTVTVTSSDRGGKSSPSFSAALLGVVWTFLTGGVLLALFFLAFTIRFRKNRIVKMSSPNLNIVTLLGSGLTYTSAYLFGIQEQSLLPGDSVEKLIQVRLCLLCVGTSLVFGPVLGKSWRLYKVFTQRVPDKRVIIKDLQLLAMVAALVLADAVLLLTWVFSDPVQCFRSLSVSLRATEKGMTCSVSRVQSCASLYSDLWLVLILGFKSILLLYGTYLAGLTDNVSSPPVNQSLTLIVGVNLVFLAAGTVCLVHRFFRAWHNLLFGFTSGGIFVCTTTINCFIFVPQLKQWKAFEEESQTVSHMAKYFTSPSKSCRSVYSEEQLYQLIGEKNSMKRLLTEKNAVIESLQEQVSSAKEKLMRLMSAESGCDPHVPPAAPRTGSSGRRGDAPGDHRPPDPERDGSQPPCLPGTPPLRSDAQDLQKHASREPVCSRVPVFDTGDGIERGPKDVQECGKPAGQGQPPEQLPGQDISAGVAWETSPKVSYVSSEKLREILRELSLDGKTYSPALPGGSPRGSPPGEQGGTWGAREGCPGIRTPLSPYPARRRRRILLPAASTRFHGHVSPRASRGVKEAGGWGGGGSPRISPGREGEMAGGGVLHPPAPSPPAVPGELCLQPEGWPGWPESRDASPCIPRERRRWQGTPRGPAEPSLRSLYYYPDSDSSSSSSSSEEMFHGCHRPCCEVCFQSPRGSLGSSSTDTDAEPGGCAGHWTERRGGPQPVVNFKEDLKPTFV from the exons ACATCTTCTGACCGCGGTGGGAAGAGCTCCCCGTCCTTCTCGGCTGCTCTCCTGGGAGTTGTGTGGACGTTCCTGACCGGAGGAGTCCTGCTGGCGctcttcttccttgccttcACCATTCGcttcaggaaaaacag GATCGTGAAGATGTCCAGCCCCAATCTGAACATTGTGACCCTGCTGGGCAGTGGCTTGACTTACACTAGTGCTTACCTCTTTGGGATTCAGGAGCAGAGCCTGCTGCCCGGAGACTCGGTGGAAAAGCTTATTCAG GTGaggctctgcctgctctgcgTGGGAACCTCCTTGGTGTTCGGCCCCGTCCTGGGAAAAAGCTGGCGGCTCTACAAGGTGTTCACCCAGCGGGTGCCGGACAAGCGGGTG ATTATCAAAGACCTCCAGTTGCTGGCGATGGTGGCAGCGTTGGTGCTGGCGGACGCCGTGTTGCTCTTGACGTGGGTATTCTCTGATCCAGTCCAATGCTTCCGAAGCCTCAGCGTCTCACTGCGG GCGACAGAGAAAGGCATGACCTGCTCCGTCAGCCGGGTGCAGTCCTGCGCATCTCTTTATTCCGATCTTTGGCTCGTTCTCATTTTAGGGTTTAAG agtATCCTTCTGCTGTATGGGACCTACTTGGCCGGTCTGACGGACAACGTCAGCTCCCCGCCAGTCAACCAGTCCTTGACGCTCATCGTCGGGGTCAACCTCGTTTTCCTGGCTGCTGGCACCGTCTGCTTGGTTCACCGCTTCTTCCGCGCTTGGCACAACTTGCTGTTTGGTTTTACCTCCGGAGGCATCTTCGTGTGTACAACCACGATCAACTGCTTCATCTTTGTCCCACAG ctcaAGCAGTGGAAAGCCTTTGAAGAAGAAAGCCAAACCGTGAGCCACATGGCGAAATATTTCACCAGCCCGAGCAAGAGCTGCCGCTCGGTGTACAGCGAGGAGCAGCTCTACCAGCTGATAGGGGAGAAAAACTCCATGAAGCGGCTGCTCACCGAG AAAAACGCCGTGATCGAAAGCCTGCAGGAGCAAGTGAGCAGCGCCAAGGAGAAGCTGATGAGGCTGATGTCTGCAGAGAGCGGCTGCGACCCCCACGTACCGCCGGCAGCTCCCCGCACCGGGAGCTCGGGACGGCGTGGGGATGCACCGGGGGACCACCGCCCCCCGGACCCGGAGCGGGACGGGTCGCAGCCTCCCTGCTTGCCGGGTACGCCGCCTCTTCGCAGCGATGCTCAGGATCTCCAGAAACACGCGAGCCGCGAGCCTGTTTGCTCTCGGGTGCCGGTTTTTGACACGGGGGACGGCATCGAACGTGGCCCAAAAGACGTCCAGGAATGCGGGAAACCcgcggggcaggggcagcctcCGGAGCAGCTGCCGGGCCAGGACATCTCGGCCGGCGTGGCGTGGGAGACGTCCCCCAAAGTCAGCTACGTCAGCAGCGAGAAGCTGCGGGAAATCTTGCGAGAGCTGAGCCTGGATGGCAAAACCTATAGCCCGGCTTTACCTGGGGGATCCCCGCGGGGCAGCCCCCCAGGTGAGCAGGGAGGAACGTGGGGGGCCCGGGAAGGCTGCCCGGGCATCCGCACGCCCCTCAGCCCCTACccggcgaggcggcggcggaggatCCTGCTGCCCGCTGCTTCCACCCGCTTCCACGGACACGTGTCCCCTCGCGCCAGCCGCGGGGTGAAGGAGGCAGGCGGCTGGGGCGGCGGGGGATCGCCGCGTATCTCcccggggagggaaggggagatggCTGGCGGGGGGGTCCTTCACCCGCCAGCACCGTCCCCTCCAGCCGTCCCTGGGGagctctgcctccagccagaGGGATGGCCGGGATGGCCGGAATCTCGGGACGCTTCGCCGTGCATCccgcgggagcggcggcggtgGCAGGGCACCCCGAGGGGACCCGCCGAGCCCTCCCTGCGCTCGCTGTACTATTACCCGGACTCCgactccagcagcagcagcagcagctctgaggagATGTTTCACGGCTGCCACCGGCCCTGCTGCGAGGTCTGCTTCCAGAGTCCGCGCGGCTCCCTGGGAAGCAGTAGCACGGACACGGACGCGGAGCCCGGCGGTTGCGCGGGCCACTGGACAGAGCGCCGCGGCGGGCCCCAGCCCGTGGTGAATTTCAAAGAAGATCTGAAACCCACCTTTGTGTGA